The Deltaproteobacteria bacterium region TGAGAACATTTTGCTACAGTATTTTTACTACTCAATGTGGGCCTTTGAGCCCTAAGAGCTGAGTCTGAAAAAATTGCTACAGAAGGCGCTGTCAGATTGTGACTGACTAGCGCCTTTTTGCGTTTTATTCCAAGACTTGAAGCTCGCAAGAAACTATGGCTAATGCGTTTTCTGGCAAAATCGACGCGAAAGCTCTCGCACGAGCATTAGGATGCTCGCTTGCTTGGGTGCGCAAAACGACACAACGGAAACAGCTTCCGCATTATCAACTCGGTCGCGGAGTTCGGTACGACTTAGACGAAGTACTTGCTCACCTAAAAAGAGAGGTACGCAATGGTCGATGAGAAGCTGCGCGACGAGTTCCTCGCTGTGCGCAGTGCTTATGTCCCCTAGCAAAAGGATGACCGCCAAACTTCCACGCAGGATGACTGTCAACAGCTGAACGATCCGATCACATTTCTTCGGTTCGTATTCGGCGGCGATCCGCCGGGAAATCTCGTGTTCTTTACCCTGCCGGGTGAGCGGACTTACTGGCTCAACCCCACAGATACGGGGGAATCCAGCGCGTCATTCAACATGTTGTCAATATACATAAACTGTATGTTCCTCTAGCAGAACCGGCAATTGATTGCCGCTTATTTGTCACCTTGCCGTGACTTGAATTTTCACTCGTTCTCCTTGAGAGACCTCCGATGACATTTGGCGACATCTTCGAAATTTATCCTCCCTCGTTTCATTCTTCGCGGTGAGCGGCATCGAACACTTGTGCAGTATGCGGGGTCCCTGCGCGCTCATGGCCTCCAGGCATCCAGCATTTTCGATGCGCTACAAAAAGCTAATCGGGAACGTTGTGAACAGCCGCTCGACGACCGGAAGGTACAAAGCCTCGCTGCTTGGATCAGCAAAAAGCCAACTGGCACGACACACAACCGAGACGTGGAGGAAGTAGCGACGCACTTGGCCGAGATTGCCCAAGCTCGGGATGACGTCAGGAAACTGCTCTGGCGAGGTCGCTTTGGCCAGACGTGCTTTGCTGTCTTCATGACACTCCTTGATCTGATACAAAAACACGGGAAGACCACGATCCA contains the following coding sequences:
- a CDS encoding helix-turn-helix domain-containing protein — its product is MANAFSGKIDAKALARALGCSLAWVRKTTQRKQLPHYQLGRGVRYDLDEVLAHLKREVRNGR